Part of the Musa acuminata AAA Group cultivar baxijiao chromosome BXJ2-7, Cavendish_Baxijiao_AAA, whole genome shotgun sequence genome is shown below.
GGATTGTATTCTGTGAGGCTAATAACAATGTTCACTGGTTAGCCAAACCTGTTGGATCTATCCATTCTTCTTTTGGAGATAGAAATGGTCTATTTTATTCTACTCTAATAAAATATGATCTTTCTCGAGCAAAATGTAATATGTTCAGGTCACATCATCTTTCGGGTACTCGACGGTAGTAATCGGTGCATGCTCATCATTGGAGCTTTTTTCCTTGTTTGATGCTCCTGCATGCATCTGTGCATCGAGAAATGAGTAGTAAAGAAATCTACAACAACAAAAGGAAAGGAATGAGATATGAAAAGATCAGATGAAAAATGGCCTTCGAGGGGAAGGGCAGAGAGTATCCATGCTGGTTGGAAACTGTGGCGACTAAAAACTaaagagaaatgagatagatagAGATAGATACACGTACAGGAGTGTCCCCCCTATGTCCTGCTTCTATTGCTCTTAAAAGGAGTTTCTAAGATACGTCATCATTCTATAATGAGATACGTATCATCTCTGGTCGTCATATGACCACCAAGGATGATGAGTACATCACCGGAGAATGAAGACGTATCTTAAGAACTAAGAGCAATAGAAGGATGACGAAGAGTCACGCTCGGGTACTTGGATCGTTCTCGATCTATCTCCCTCTCCATAATATTACCCACCAAGGGCAACCTTAGAACCAACCTCGGTCTCATGATGCCTCTCATCCTCTTCGCTCTTTCTTAAAAGGTTATTCTTCAGCGAATCTAACGTATGATCCAACTCTCACGATGCATGCGTGCAATCAAATATCGAAACGACCTCCAATATTGAGTACGTACCTGTTGCTTACAAGCCGACCCGAGCCAATGCGAATGGACTAAGTGTTACTACTATATGCTCTGCGAGGAGCCATatggtctatatatatatatatatatatatatatatatatatatatatatatatatttcgtagGATGTGGTTTTAGGATTGGCAACACTCTGAATTTACAAGCAAAAGCTAATATAAGATAATTATTTAGTTACAGAAATAATGAAACATAATCCCAATTATTATTAAGCAATTATAATTGCTATCTTTCAACAGAACATACTATCAACTTTTCTTTTATTAGTGTGGATTGCAGTCAACCCTCGACGTGCATAATATATAACCGGTAAGACTGCTGCAGAAGAGCGCATCATGCACTCATTTGCAGTTGATGCAGCTGCAGGATATAGGCTTCAGCGAGCAGTAGCCGAACGGCTTGCCGGGCTGGTTGCAGATGATTCGGTGACAACACTTCATTTGCCGGCATTGGCTCCGGTCACCTCTGGAACAACACATGCATTCGGAGCACACCTGGAACGGCTCCGCCAGCACGCTGCCGTAGGAGCTGATCACGTCGCCGACAGGTCGGTGTTGGACGGAAGAGACAGGTATGTAACCGTCATCAGAGTGCGTTCCAGCGTGGGATAATCCTGCATGCGGGCGTCGAGAAGCCAGTCAGTGTAAACTTGGAATGTACGTGAGAAGATGAGCTGAAGGATTACCTTTGTAGGGAGGAGCGGAGACTAGGAGAGCGAGCATGAGAAGGATACCAGCGTTGAGGTTACCCATGGCGGTAGCTTGGAagctgcagagagagagagagagagagagagagagagagagagacgagaaaCGAGAGACGAGAGGGTATGCCTCCCTCTACATTCCAGTTGCTTTATATAGAGTGTGTTTGGCCGATGACGGTACAAAGTTGAGCTGTTCCTGACGCGTTCTTTCAGCTGTCTGCTGGAGAAGACAACCGCAAGTAGTTTCAAAGCAGAAACCAAAGCGGCCCTCAAGAGCAAAAACCTTCAATCGATGAAATGCTGATGGACCAAATTAAATGGCGGAGAACAACCAGTTGAATCTAATATTGGCAGTCCGGTGCAAGCTGATGATTTTGCAGTTGACAACTATGGTTTTATTAGAAAGTGTCAGCTAGCTTAGCTGGTAAAGATCTTAATTATTTACCGTGTTAGATTTAAATCGCGTCTTCATCGCTTACCTTTGTTATAACTTTTGCGAacacaaacaacttaatgatgaaaTGCATCAGCTGGCAATCACCAATTCAGGGCAGATGGTTTTCATATCTGAACTACCAACTTAGATCCTATTATAAGATTGGACAAGAGGTAATCAGCGTTAGATGCCGGAATGGAGTGCCAGGTTCTCTCTCGTTAACTGCTTAGGCAAGTTTCATGGCCGGACTCCGATAATTGAAGAAACATAGTTCTTCCACTTCAGAAGATCCACCTCGCTAGACATTTCGACAAAGTTATATCACCGCATATCCGCTGCCGGGAAATCTTCCTGAAGGAGTTCCCtgcctctcattttggattatgaGTCAAATTAATTTTCTGTACCCTGATATTTCATTTGCTTAGAGCAGATAAACCTGGAAGTATAGGGTACCATGTTGAAAAGCGAGCTGCCCCCTTATGTGTTTTGGAATAGATTTGGAGTCTTTGTTTGGTGGCCTGGTTGTCTTAATATAATATATTGGGCATAGCTGATGGATTTACTTAATGTAAATTCTGTCATGCGTTCCGTGAGGCTAACAACAGTGCTCACCGATCTGTCAAATTTGTTAGTCTGCCTTCAATTTATCGGAGGCCGGCCATGAAACTTGCCGGCTATGTCGTGCTGGTTGCTTGCATGAAGTGCTCGGATTGCCGGTGTTGTTGCATCACCGACCTGAGCAAATGCGAATGGACCAAGTGTTGCTATCATATGCTCTGCAACTAACCATATGTGTTATGatcctatctaattaggtaagatatattataaatataatttaattttaattaaaatttaattatgataataTTTCTTAAGAGATGATCGGAGGGACTCTTTCAATTACTTATCTTAGACTTTCTACTCTCACCTATGAATAGATAGGATCTCCTAGGGACTAAAAACACAATACATAAATTTGAGGATATGTAGATATGAGAAAACATGGATACTTGATATTATTGaaagattatagatcttctcttaTCTCCCCTTTGTCCCTAATCCATCATTCATAGTGGTCATAGGTAGGATAAGAAGAGAGATGAATGATGACTCTAATTTTCTTTGTAGATCATTATCATTATAGCTTTCATATCCAATGATGGTGTACCTACAAATCCTACATAAGGTTTTTGAATAGTATCGCAAGGTACGTATCGTAAATTTGattaattgttatttgatttcagattttgGTATTAAAATTTTCTACATAACAAAAGCATAAGGatggtttttatgcttacaattagtatcagagtcaagtttgtgaaatcaaatactttagatctatttattagcaCCTTTTTTTCGTGAAAAGTTGTTATTCAGTTTTTATTTGCGATGCATGATCCATTTGTTTGTATTATCGATCTGCTTTTCTATCTAGTCTGTCATATCGCCTGCTTGCAGGCGATGCGAGGTTCATCGTATTTGATTGATGGATCACTGTCGATAACTTGCTAGCGATGATAGTATTGTTTGAGGGCGGCGACCTCTAGTGGTCGGCAACCCAATTCGGGTGGCTACATACCTAGTGCAAGCATTGTGGGGTGCGACAACCTTAGGATGGTTATAGCACCGCTACTGCCCGTGGTGGGTGCGATGGCTGCATAGTGTTGTTGCTTGTGGTGGCTACAGCGGCTGTGCAGTGTTGCTACGTGTGGCGGCTGCCTATAACGATTACAATGATTGTAGCAATGCCACCGTTAAGGCATTTGCTGGCCACGACCATGTCATTGGATGCCTAAAGCTAATAGGGTCATTGGGCGGCATGTGCGTGCACAACCGTGTCACGGTAATCATGGGGTCACCGGGCAGTGCATGCACACAACCGCTTGTGGGCAGGGGTGCCACACGCGAGGCGGTGACTACGCTTGGTGGTGACGACCATGCCTCATCCAATGACTATGAACAATGGTTGTGGGACTTCACATAGTCAACCGTCGTGCACGACAATGATCACGTCTCGCACAACGATCATAAAAAGCGAGTGGCAATTAAGGTTTTTAATAAAAAGATAGGTTTACCCATCATAAAAAGCGAGTGGCATGTGCGTGCACAACCGTGTCACGGTAATCATGGGGTCACCGGGCAGTGCATGCACACAACCGCTTGTGGGCAGGGGTGCAACACGCAAGGCGGTGACTACGCTTGGTGGTGACGACCATGCCTCATCCAATGACTATGAACAATGGTTGTGGCACCTCACATAGTCAACCGTCGTGCACGACAACGATCACGTCTCGCACAACGATCATAAAAAGCGAGTGGCAATTAAGGTTTTTaataaaaagatagttttacccctcataAATTAGATAATTTTAATCTGTGTCCCTAAGATTACTTTTCAATTATGCCCttaagaaattaattttttttattatatatcctaattaaaattatagttttactctttaaaaattaaaatttttgactcatatcctaaattataaaattagttaatttgatttattttaatcaaatacttTGATCGGACTTAGATTATGACTTTATTTGACTACTTGACTGGATTTATATTTGATCAATTAAGTTTTGAttgaattcaagaaaaaaataaattttgattaatttttaattttaatcaacTTTAATCTTAATGGGCCTAATTGAGTGAATGATCTGCCCAAATATATGAGCCCAATTTAGGTAACCTAATTCTCAGTTTGCTCAATTAAATAAGATTGACTAATACGAGGATTCTATCTAGaattgaaaaatatataaattacgaTCTTCCATGATAGTTTTCTTAAATGACATGATTAGCAGAGGTTTCATTCTGTTGAAATGGGGTACATGCCTTCTCTTCCTGAGAGGGCTTGGGATCGGAGGTAATGTCTCTTTGCTCGAACGTTTGTTGGGAGGAGTAATAGAAGGATGTGTCTGTGACGTttgaccctccttctagcgctagaATGATAGAGTCATGAGTACCATCGGCTGATAAGTCGATACAGTTTGTCCACTACCGAAGGTGTAGGCTTATCTAGGTGCCTCTTCCTTATTGACATGGGAGACTTGGTAACGTGAGACTGCATAGGTTACCCAGTCAAACGCCATTCTGCTAGTGAGGATTCGGTTCGGGATGGCTGGGTAGGGTCGTCCAGATGTCTTCAGGCGGCCAACGATCTTGCATGACAGGCCGACGCCAAGGGTTGCCCAACGTGACCCATTCGATACTTAAGCCAGCAAAGGAGAGAAGACAATAGTGTAAGCTATATGATTAAGTTAGTGTATAGAGAGCCTCCCCTAGCTCTTGCTCGGGGGTATTTTTTATACCTCACCGGCAATCTACCATCTACGGGTTGTTAGCATCCATCGATATTTCAAGCAGGCGGTTCATCTATTCTAGGGCAACTGTTCTGATCCTGTGCTGTGCGGGACTATCCTCCCATTTTCGGGTATCGCTTTGTGCAATTTCAAGCGACGTGGATTTTGTTTTGCATCGCTTTTGAGCGGGGTGGTGTCACTTCGGGATGCAGCCGTTTTTGAGTCAGGTTGTATATGCATGACTTTGGTTAGAGTGGTGCCACGTATGATCTGAGGTGGCTGCTAGCTGGGTGGTACCAAAATATCTTCTATCAATCTCTATTCTCACTTATAAATAAACAAAATCTCCTaaagatttaaaaatataatatatgaatATGGGAAGACACAAATCAGATAAAAGATTTTTTGAAAGGTATCAAAagatatatatcataaatttaatttattattatttaaatttagattttagcattaaatttttttgtaaagataattttgatgTTTATAATATGTTCTTACCATTGTCGGTATAGGAGGTTCTCCCTTTGTCTTTCTTCTTTCGCTTTGAAGATATTGTTTACGGTAggtctttattgaatgatcagatacgTATCACCTTTTTCCTTAGCTCGGAGATTTGGATGCTAGTAGCCATTTCCATTGGGCTTCAGCACCTTCTTCAGAAGGATCATCTGTTATCTCCGCGTACATGCCCCGTCTCGATACGATGCATGGGAGTTGTGTGTAGATCCCATCGTATCTGATGTTTAAATGACCACATCAACCTATAAAAGTTTATTGGGTGATTCAGTCAACCAAAGTATAGTGTCAAGAATCACATACATTCTTTACCTTCTGATTTCGACTCGTGATTAAACAGCAGATTTTTTTTTCGTATAATGTCTGATTTAGGTAGCCTACAGATGTTGGCTTCGGTCTCTTCTTCCTATAGGTCTGTATATCGGAAAAGATTAGAGAAGATTATATGGACTTTTCACATTTTTGAAGATTGGAGAATGGTAGCATCTCCATTTACCTCTTGTAATTGTCATTGACAGTGTTCTCATGTGTTTACCGATTGGAGTAATGGAACTAAAAGTCTGCCTCCCCTCTTCGTTCCAGTTGCTTTGTATTGTGTTTTTGGCCGATGACGGTGCAAGGTGGAGCTTctcatgtgtttttccagctagcaATCACCAATTCATGGCAGATGGTTTTTGGTAAAAATTATTGACTTTGATACATGTGTAGCTGTAGAAACAAGTGGTGATAAAAACTGTGGGAAGAAACTATAATCGATCCAGTGGGAGACCAAAAACTAGTTCTGACACTGACAAAAGATTAAGCAGCAGGCCATAAAAACAAGAAAGATCTGCAAATGGTTTCAGGAGACGACTATACATCAAGTAGTTTAAACCACAGAAGATATAGCAATCCTGTATATGGTGCAAAGAAAAACTCTGTGCTGGCTGGAAAGAAAGAACTTCTTTACCATAAATATGTTTTCATGATATTCCTACTTTGATAAGTGAATCGATTCATTCATATCTTTGCTTACGATCATGTGGTTTTGGTTGATTTTCTACACTACTAATGCTTTGTCTCTCTATTGCTTCCAAGGTAAGATGGTGCTTTGGTGATAACATATACTACTTTACAGAGAGTCATCGCAGTGGAGGCACAGAAGCTACAATCTACAGATTAACCGGTTTCACTGGGCAATATTCCCCGAATGAAGGAATTGCTCAAACAAGATTAACATTGACTTGAGGATTTCTATGGCTGCTTTGCGATGTTCTAAAGGAACTTCACCGTGGATGTGTCTTCATGATAGTACTACTTTGATTAGTTGTGATCACACGGTGCCTTTTAGAGTTGCTTCAGGTGAACAGTTGCAGACAGCAGTGACGGGCGATACAAAGCAGAAGCAGAGCGTCAAGACTTTCTCTTATATTAGTAGCTCGATGTACCGTAAGAAACAAAAGCAGTCCAACCTGTTGCGGTATCTGAGTTTTTGATTATATAATACTTTATATATGTAATTATGAGGAGAAATAGGATAGAGCTAAGAGAAAGTGAGGGATCCGAAACTGACGGATTGTAGATCGTATGAGTCTTGGCCTGCATGTGCACGAGTATATCAGCCATTTGATCATTGAACTACGCATATTTTGGGATGTCATTTGAGCTACAAGTCCTATTAAAATGGTCTCTGTTATTGTTATTCTTTGCAATAAATGCTAGCAGCCCCTTTTATAAGCGGATACATAAATCATGCCGGTCCACAGTCCTCTTTTAGTCATTCCAATCTGCACCGGCGGAAGAGCGCATGCCCTCAAATGCAGTTGTCGCAGTGGCAGGCCACCGGCCTATACGAGCATATGGCCGCTGGATTGGTGGCCTCGTGGCAGATCAACTTGTAGCAACACTTTGTCGTCACGCAGTTGCTCGGGTTGTTGGTGGAACAACACCGGCAGTCCGAGCACTGATTGTAACCGGCCAGCACACCGCCGGGCACATTGGCCAGAGTCAGGTACTTGACGGGAGTCACAGGTATGTACTCATCAGTGTTGGATGCTCCTGCATACGTACACCGAGAAATGAGTCCGTATATAATGTTACAACTAAAAGAAAGGGAGGAGATTTGAAATAGACATCAGATCAGATGTGAAGGATGACCTTTGAGGGGAAGAGCAGAGAGCAGGAGAGCCAGCATCAGCAGAACGAGGTTGGCGTTGAGGTTACCCATGATGGTTGGTTGGTATCTGTATGAGGGGGAGAGAGACAGAGATATATATAGGTATAGAAGCATCTCCCTTTGTCTTCCTTCTTTTGGTTTCAAAGGAGTATGCAAAGTAGATCTTTGTTCTAAGATCAAATACTCGTCCCCTCTTGTGGCCATATCTATCGGGCATTATCAGCACCTTCTTCACAAGGAGCATCTGTAATCTCAGATACTTTCTGCTCTCTCTTCAAAGGTCATCCTTCATCTGATGTAATGTCCGTTCCAAGTCTCCTTCGTTTCTTTTGGTTGTAGCTTTATGTACCGACTCATTTCTCGGTGGATGCATGCGTGTAATCCACACTAAAACGATCTCCAATGCTGAGTATGTGTACCTATTGCTCCTGCCGAATACTGGCCGATAGCCGACGTGCCCGGCGGCGTGCTGGGTGCTTACAAGCAGCTCTCGGACTGCCGATGTTGTTCCGCCACCGATCGGAAGAGAGTGCATTTAAGGCAGTTCTTTATTATAGGATAAGATACACATCAGAGAAAAATCCAAAGAGAGAAATCCAAATCAAAGAATATTATGTGAACCTTTCACAGTTTCAAGATTGGAGAATGGTAGCATCTTCATGCACCTCTTGAAATGGTCATTGACAATGTTCTCACAGTGCCTACATTGTTTCACCCTTTCATCACTGTTGGTTTAATCATACTTttggcatttttctttttcttctccggtCATTGGATTTACGACTGTGAGGTTAAATTGGTACTTAATCTCAATTTAATTCTGACGTGGTATCAGATCGGAATCATACATGGCATTTTTTTCATCATAGAATGAATTGTGTTTTGA
Proteins encoded:
- the LOC103993043 gene encoding uncharacterized protein LOC103993043, which gives rise to MGNLNANLVLLMLALLLSALPLKGASNTDEYIPVTPVKYLTLANVPGGVLAGYNQCSDCRCCSTNNPSNCVTTKCCYKLICHEATNPAAICSYRPVACHCDNCI